A DNA window from Litorivicinus lipolyticus contains the following coding sequences:
- a CDS encoding UDP-N-acetylmuramoyl-L-alanyl-D-glutamate--2,6-diaminopimelate ligase, which translates to MIRLRDLCGDYSGLDNPEITGLTLDSRAIAPGMLFCAVSGALSDGHDFIQAAIESGASAVICERACELSVPCVVDPQLRHSLSALAGRFYADPSHDLRLVGVTGTNGKSTLCDLLQQAHHALGHRSAAMGTLGVYGARDYGYSGNTTADPIQIQADLAALRTDAVTDVAMEVSSHGLAQGRAEALRFDVGVFTNLSRDHLDYHGDMDRYALAKQHLFVGLRPRHWVLNAQTPEAALLAPLADAATLYGDGGSVRAQHIQARPSGVAFELVTEADRGTVESQLLGDFNVDNLLACAAVLLAQGVAFATVCKTLAGLRPVRGRMQVISQSPLVLVDYAHTPDGLAAALRGARAHCHGQLWVVFGAGGDRDTGKRPLMGQAADQLADRIVLTSDNPRSEDPELIMDDIEAAIHRPVHRQTQRTLAIEWAIRQMAPQDTLLIAGKGHEREQIIGHQVMHHDDAEVARRALDGLDA; encoded by the coding sequence ATGATCCGTTTACGCGATTTGTGTGGCGATTACAGCGGCCTCGATAACCCCGAGATTACCGGTTTGACGCTCGATAGCCGGGCGATCGCTCCGGGCATGCTGTTTTGCGCAGTCAGCGGTGCACTCAGCGACGGTCACGACTTTATCCAGGCGGCGATTGAATCGGGCGCCAGTGCGGTTATCTGTGAACGCGCCTGCGAGCTGTCGGTGCCCTGTGTGGTGGACCCCCAACTGCGCCATTCTCTGAGTGCCCTGGCTGGGCGCTTTTATGCCGATCCGAGCCATGACCTGCGTCTAGTCGGTGTCACTGGGACCAACGGAAAATCAACGCTGTGTGACCTGCTGCAACAGGCCCACCATGCCTTGGGTCATCGCAGTGCGGCGATGGGCACGCTGGGTGTGTACGGCGCCCGCGACTATGGCTATTCGGGCAACACCACGGCCGATCCGATCCAGATACAGGCGGATTTGGCGGCGCTGCGCACCGATGCGGTCACCGATGTCGCCATGGAAGTGTCGTCGCATGGCCTGGCACAGGGCCGCGCCGAGGCGCTGCGCTTTGATGTCGGCGTGTTCACCAATTTGAGCCGTGATCATCTGGATTACCACGGTGACATGGACCGCTATGCACTGGCCAAGCAGCACCTGTTTGTTGGCCTGCGACCACGCCACTGGGTGTTAAACGCCCAGACTCCGGAGGCGGCACTGTTGGCGCCGTTGGCCGACGCGGCGACCCTGTATGGCGACGGCGGTTCGGTCCGTGCGCAACACATTCAGGCGCGCCCATCCGGGGTCGCCTTTGAGCTGGTCACCGAGGCTGATCGGGGCACTGTCGAGTCCCAGTTGCTGGGCGATTTTAACGTTGACAACCTGCTGGCCTGTGCCGCGGTGCTGTTGGCCCAGGGCGTCGCATTCGCCACGGTCTGTAAAACGCTGGCTGGGCTGCGTCCGGTGCGTGGTCGGATGCAGGTGATCAGTCAGTCACCGCTGGTGCTGGTGGATTATGCGCACACGCCTGACGGCTTGGCGGCGGCGTTGCGCGGTGCCCGCGCGCACTGTCACGGTCAGTTGTGGGTCGTCTTTGGGGCTGGCGGTGATCGCGATACCGGCAAGCGGCCGCTGATGGGTCAGGCGGCCGATCAATTGGCCGACCGTATTGTGCTGACCAGCGATAATCCGCGATCCGAAGACCCTGAATTGATTATGGACGACATCGAAGCGGCGATTCATCGCCCGGTCCATCGCCAGACCCAGCGCACGCTGGCGATCGAATGGGCGATTCGCCAGATGGCACCACAGGACACGCTGTTGATTGCCGGCAAGGGGCACGAGCGCGAACAGATTATTGGCCACCAGGTCATGCATCACGACGATGCCGAGGTCGCGCGTCGCGCACTGGATGGTCTGGATGCTTGA
- a CDS encoding peptidoglycan D,D-transpeptidase FtsI family protein: MVTRSATPVWRLWLAYAGLLLIALAIVARLYVLQVSDQERLRSWGEQISVRKEAVPAFRGSISDRNGQPLAMSTPGMSVAVDPSKAPPPGEWLSQVADAAGVDMNRLAVRFNDARDRRFMYIRRNMTPQQASRVMDLGVPGVTAIREARRFYPAGEATAHIVGFTDVDDRGREGLELAFDGFMSPKHGSRWVLVDRPQKAVRYLPGGESEAFGNDIQLTLDLDLQYATYKALKSAAIRTRSVAGSAVVIDAKTGEVLAAASFPSFNPNETRDRTPARTRPRFVADLFEPGSAIKPFTIALALEQGKLGLTEVIKTPKLFKVGRKTISDHRNYVELDPAGIIKKSSNVGTAKVALRLEPGDLADRLRLAGFSQDVGLSLPAEAAGRLPSPKRWSDIEQATLAYGYGLNANVLQLARAYTVFANDGEMRGIQLVRGLPPADPVRVFERGIAPKVLAMMGLVTEQGGTATQAKIPGYSSAGKTGTAIKAGVGGYSDESRRYDASFTGLFPASDPRLIISIVMHDPQGDQFYGGNTAAPAFADITREAARILNIRPDQAEPLVAKAAR, translated from the coding sequence GTGGTGACCCGCTCGGCGACGCCGGTATGGCGTTTGTGGCTGGCCTACGCGGGTCTGCTGTTGATTGCGTTGGCGATCGTCGCACGCCTATACGTGTTGCAGGTGTCGGACCAAGAACGCCTGCGTTCGTGGGGTGAGCAGATCAGTGTCCGCAAGGAAGCGGTGCCGGCCTTTCGCGGGTCGATTTCGGACCGTAACGGCCAGCCGTTGGCGATGAGTACGCCGGGGATGTCAGTCGCGGTCGACCCGTCCAAAGCGCCGCCGCCGGGCGAGTGGTTGTCCCAGGTCGCCGACGCCGCCGGTGTCGACATGAATCGCTTGGCGGTGCGCTTTAACGACGCCCGCGATCGGCGCTTTATGTACATTCGCCGTAACATGACGCCGCAACAGGCCAGCCGAGTGATGGACTTGGGCGTACCGGGCGTGACTGCGATCCGCGAGGCGCGTCGCTTTTACCCAGCCGGCGAAGCGACCGCGCACATTGTTGGTTTCACCGATGTTGATGACCGTGGCCGCGAGGGGCTGGAGCTGGCGTTTGACGGGTTTATGTCGCCGAAACACGGCAGCCGTTGGGTGCTGGTCGATCGGCCGCAAAAAGCCGTGCGTTATTTGCCAGGCGGCGAAAGCGAGGCCTTCGGTAACGATATCCAGTTGACCTTGGATTTGGACCTTCAGTACGCGACCTATAAAGCGTTAAAAAGCGCGGCCATCCGAACGCGCAGCGTCGCCGGCAGTGCGGTCGTCATCGACGCCAAAACGGGTGAGGTGTTGGCGGCAGCTTCATTCCCGAGTTTTAACCCGAATGAAACGCGTGACCGGACTCCGGCTCGGACCCGGCCACGTTTTGTTGCTGACCTGTTTGAGCCCGGTTCGGCGATCAAGCCCTTTACCATTGCGCTGGCGCTGGAGCAGGGCAAGCTTGGGCTGACCGAGGTTATCAAGACCCCGAAGCTGTTTAAAGTTGGCCGTAAAACCATCAGCGATCATCGTAATTATGTCGAGTTGGACCCCGCCGGCATCATTAAAAAATCGTCCAACGTCGGTACCGCCAAGGTCGCTTTGCGCCTGGAGCCGGGTGACTTGGCTGACCGTTTGCGATTGGCTGGCTTTTCCCAAGATGTCGGTTTGTCGCTGCCGGCCGAAGCGGCGGGGCGGTTACCGTCACCCAAACGCTGGAGCGACATCGAGCAGGCCACGTTGGCCTACGGCTATGGCTTAAACGCTAATGTCTTGCAGCTGGCTCGGGCTTACACCGTGTTCGCCAATGACGGAGAAATGCGTGGTATTCAGCTGGTGCGTGGGTTGCCGCCGGCTGATCCGGTGCGTGTATTCGAACGCGGCATTGCTCCCAAAGTACTGGCGATGATGGGGCTGGTGACTGAGCAGGGCGGCACCGCGACCCAGGCCAAAATTCCGGGGTACAGCAGCGCAGGTAAAACCGGTACCGCGATCAAGGCCGGTGTCGGCGGTTACTCCGACGAGTCGCGCCGTTACGACGCCAGTTTTACCGGGCTATTCCCAGCGTCCGACCCGCGCCTGATCATATCGATCGTGATGCACGATCCACAGGGCGATCAATTCTACGGCGGCAACACCGCCGCGCCTGCATTTGCTGACATCACCCGCGAAGCGGCGCGTATTTTGAATATTCGCCCCGATCAAGCTGAGCCGCTTGTTGCCAAGGCGGCGCGATGA
- the ftsL gene encoding cell division protein FtsL produces MKSLFFEALAVAVGLLTNRHVVSLALMVLVVMGSAIAVNRTTHETRLLYQAQQSQFARIQSLQNERSQLGLEVGALASHARLDAWAREQGFEVASEHEVLSW; encoded by the coding sequence GTGAAAAGCCTGTTTTTCGAGGCCTTGGCCGTCGCAGTTGGGTTGCTCACTAACCGTCATGTGGTGTCCTTGGCGCTGATGGTGTTGGTGGTCATGGGCAGCGCAATCGCAGTCAATCGAACCACCCACGAGACCCGGTTGCTGTATCAGGCCCAGCAAAGCCAGTTCGCACGCATTCAAAGTTTGCAAAACGAACGCTCCCAGCTCGGCCTCGAGGTCGGTGCACTGGCCTCGCATGCACGCCTTGATGCCTGGGCCCGTGAGCAAGGCTTCGAGGTTGCCAGTGAGCACGAGGTGCTGTCGTGGTGA